Proteins encoded by one window of Aspergillus puulaauensis MK2 DNA, chromosome 4, nearly complete sequence:
- a CDS encoding putative C6 transcription factor (COG:S;~EggNog:ENOG410PKVM;~InterPro:IPR036864,IPR007219,IPR001138;~PFAM:PF00172,PF04082;~antiSMASH:Cluster_4.1;~go_function: GO:0000981 - DNA-binding transcription factor activity, RNA polymerase II-specific [Evidence IEA];~go_function: GO:0003677 - DNA binding [Evidence IEA];~go_function: GO:0008270 - zinc ion binding [Evidence IEA];~go_process: GO:0006351 - transcription, DNA-templated [Evidence IEA];~go_process: GO:0006355 - regulation of transcription, DNA-templated [Evidence IEA]), with product MSHRPRKFQRISKACDFCNRRSIKCNKNNGPLAPCQNCADFDVPCTYDRPARRRGARRNASPAASQTMQPTGALPTLSAQQTPRDEDLARTGSVSSTIMQSRTSNASWDGVNGTHAAVAGPSDGGLISPWKAFATACNRTIQDLAQVYFEIVYPIFPLFHWPTFTKALENMDYLHDDGFFASTMAMCALASARARDGALYTTRWTPHQLASPPSEVFWTAAKESIPRDLANARGTEYMRASAILSIASIQHGQIHGMQQYLGIYHTLATMDGLQDEKFWPKDLDPITVEIRRRMFWSIYTLDVYSSIVWGGVIRHRETQSNVRYPGELRDDFLINPKSAATSPDENGRLVGHAPSDDWINGWNFITDMYRVLEHAVDSQRRRIVPNNGTTDVWSLFSPSQMAGSWLMDHVVAMYAALPPQFHQTQPVIGDLSQDIFGFQSANIQATLQLLRMVVSSNGDQGVDEKCDVAGQVLSVFSKVPVEYLKAISSPLLHHLAGIGYILGSVMEGSLSEASYKRVRTLLLEMADLLHRLESGLRRSTGTSERLRAQVSRIDEYMLSQRLATTVPPAVPHTGIIKDDLVSPLYQQSNLTPIQAPITGIDDPIAQFQLPPELLNDWPWPFDTGFSSEGMFPLAFVK from the exons AAATGCAATAAGAACAACGGCCCCCTTGCGCCCTGCCAGAACTGCGCCGACTTCGATGTCCCCTGCACCTACGATCGGCCCGCCCGCCGACGCGGCGCTCGAAGGAATGCCAGTCCTGCCGCCAGCCAGACGATGCAACCCACCGGCGCGCTTCCCACGCTTTCCGCACAGCAAACGCCTCGCGATGAAGACCTTGCCCGCACCGGCTCCGTTTCCAGCACAATCATGCAGTCTCGCACAAGTAATGCCTCGTGGGACGGTGTCAATGGGACTCACGCTGCGGTCGCCGGTCCAAGCGATGGTGGGCTGATCTCTCCATGGAAGGCGTTTGCGACCGCCTGCAATAGAACCATCCAGGACTTGGCCCAGGTCTACTTTGAGATCGTATATCCTAT ATTTCCCTTGTTCCACTGGCCCACGTTTACGAAGGCCCTCGAGAATATGGACTACCTCCACGACGATGGCTTTTTCGCCTCGACAATGGCAATGTGTGCGTTGGCTTCTGCCCGCGCTCGCGATGGAGCCTTGTACACAACGCGATGGACCCCACACCAGCTGGCCAGTCCTCCGTCGGAAGTCTTTTGGACGGCCGCGAAAGAATCGATTCCTCGTGACCTGGCCAATGCCAGAGGAACTGAGTACATGCGAGCATCTGCCATATTGAGTATCGCCAGTATTCAGCATGGGCAGATTCACGGCATGCAGCAGTACCTCGGCATCTACCACACACTCGCGACGATGGACGGGCTGCAGGATGAAAAGTTCTGGCCCAAGGACCTGGATCCCATTACTGTTGAAATCCGGCGACGAATG TTCTGGTCTATCTACACATTGGACGTGTATTCATCCATCGTCTGGGGCGGTGTCATTCGCCACCGAGAAACGCAGTCTAATGTTCGGTATCCTGGCGAGTTAAGAGACGATTTTCTCATAAATCCTAAATCTGCTGCAACGTCGCCAGACGAGAATGGCAGATTGGTTGGGCATGCACCATCAGACGACTGGATAAATGGCTGGAACTTCATCACCGATATGTATCGCGTCTTGGAACATGCCGTCGATAGCCAGAGACGGCGTATCGTCCCCAACAACGGGACGACGGACGTTTGGTCATTATTCAGTCCATCTCAAATGGCGGGTTCCTGGCTCATGGACCATGTTGTAGCCATGTACGCGGCCCTTCCACCCCAGTTCCACCAAACTCAACCGGTCATCGGTGATCTGTCCCAGGACATTTTCGGTTTCCAGTCGGCCAATATTCAAGCAACGCTTCAGCTGCTGCGGATGGTTGTGTCTTCGAATGGAGACCAGGGCGTGGATGAGAAATGTGACGTCGCCGGACAGGTCTTGAGTGTCTTCTCCAAGGTCCCTGTTGAATACCTCAAAGCCATCAGTTCCCCATTGCTTCACCACCTCGCTGGTATTGGTTACATTCTCGGCTCGGTAATGGAAGGCAGTTTATCAGAAGCTTCTTATAAACGCGTCCGCACTCTGCTCCTGGAAATGGCCGACCTCCTGCATCGACTAGAGTCAGGTCTCCGCCGCTCCACTGGCACGAGCGAACGACTCAGGGCACAAGTGAGTCGCATTGACGAGTACATGTTGTCCCAGCGATTAGCGACCACGGTCCCACCTGCCGTACCCCACACGGGGATAATTAAGGACGACCTGGTCTCGCCGCTTTACCAACAATCAAACCTTACGCCTATCCAGGCCCCTATCACCGGAATAGACGACCCGATCGCTCAATTCCAGCTGCCGCCTGAGTTGCTGAATGATTGGCCGTGGCCGTTTGATACCGGTTTCTCGTCTGAGGGGATGTTTCCCCTTGCTTTCGTGAAGTGA
- a CDS encoding uncharacterized protein (COG:S;~EggNog:ENOG410PN68;~antiSMASH:Cluster_4.1), whose translation MTGNARRCRKLLHQPSSTVLDLRLLSQVELNVIRVHINETLGAKIPLARADIAAFVQEAKLDLDLWFEDWQRIIENALAPDDEERAPLLAALRIQKCWSEMMLHCKALRSLGVENVAAMSPVERKILLMAKASARKHLSLMTIEHDSYLEKLKYAMDFVWAKCAFCFLLLLKLSRLLSEGKEEHEELLTHGNRLLEDLTKSVSNSNAASNGNAYLQILRLSIEKYGRTLQESGLGDEGENADTAPFWELFDAQTELTSFVPEQFVSEWDFPGLNLFYFPTTWQDFFADFSLAV comes from the exons ATGACGGGAAATGCACGGCGGTGTCGCAAGCTCCTCCATCAACCTTCGTCAACGGTCCTGGATCTCCGGTTGTTGTCGCAAGTCGAG TTGAACGTCATCAGAG TACATATAAATGAAACACTCGGTGCCAAGATACCCCTGGCTCGTGCCGATATTGCAGCGTTCGTACAAGAAGCTAAGCTTGATCTTGATTTGTGGTTTGA AGACTGGCAACGAATCATAG AGAACGCCCTCGCACCAGATGACGAAGAGCGAGCGCCACTGCTAGCCGCACTTCGCATCCAGAAATGCTGGTCCGAGATGATGCTCCATTGCAAGGCTCTGCGGTCTCTGGGCGTGGAAAACGTTGC GGCAATGTCTCCGGTCGAGCGAAAGATCCTTCTAATGGCAAAAGCCAGCGCGCGCAAACACCTCAGCCTGATGACTATCGAACATGACTCGTAccttgagaagctcaaaTATGCGATGGATTTCGTCTGGGCGAAGTGCGCATTCtgctttctgcttctgctcaAACTTTCCAGACTCCTGTcggagggaaaagaagagcatGAGGAACTCCTAACCCATGGAAACAGATTGCTGGAAGACCTGACGAAAAGCGTCTCAAACAGCAACGCCGCCAGTAACGGCAATGCGTatctccagattctccgaCTAAGCATCGAAAAGTACGGTCGCACTCTTCAGGAGAGTGGCCTGGGTGACGAGGGCGAAAATGCGGATACGGCACCGTTCTGGGAATTGTTCGATGCCCAAACCGAGTTGACCTCGTTTGTGCCAGAGCAGTTCGTCAGCGAGTGGGATTTCCCAGGCCTGAATCTGTTCTATTTTCCCACAACGTGGCAGGACTTTTTCGCGGACTTTTCGTTGGCAGTCTGA
- a CDS encoding fungal specific transcription factor domain-containing protein (COG:S;~EggNog:ENOG410PN68;~antiSMASH:Cluster_4.1), giving the protein MPYAQSEAESIPVRPPISFTSSADYLETGSQLSELLQTELKKWINVVIQNETLNCLESVQALLVIACYSAERSLMLSFATRMALDLGLDEAFEDLTHRLTMKDVEGSPSTDGLVEENGLMRKSRTWFGLLVLEHM; this is encoded by the coding sequence ATGCCATATGCACAATCGGAAGCCGAGTCGATTCCAGTACGTCCACCCATATCTTTCACATCCTCTGCTGATTACCTAGAAACCGGCTCCCAACTATCGGAGTTGCTGCAAACGGAGCTGAAGAAGTGGATCAACGTCGTGATTCAGAACGAAACGCTGAACTGCCTCGAATCCGTCCAGGCACTGCTGGTGATCGCTTGTTATTCTGCGGAACGCTCCCTGATGCTCTCGTTTGCGACTCGCATGGCACTCGATTTGGGTCTCGACGAAGCGTTTGAGGATCTCACGCACCGGTTGACCATGAAGGATGTGGAAGGGTCCCCGAGTACAGATGGTTTGGTTGAAGAGAACGGGCTGATGCGCAAGTCGCGGACGTGGTTTGGACTCTTGGTTCTAGAGCATATGTGA
- a CDS encoding uncharacterized protein (COG:S;~EggNog:ENOG410PN68;~antiSMASH:Cluster_4.1), with protein MSRRIESVESEVRRLQDQLEEMKQMLSVHSQPQPQPQAQALSGSGLHTVQQPSVSPPQVVAESAGFLAPDMRLPLQSRLQDLQGDMYRAPKRRRTGFEVREEPISDFISKGLITMDYAVECFTTCVYSDLVL; from the coding sequence ATGTCTAGGCGAATCGAGTCCGTCGAGTCTGAAGTCCGCCGACTACAGGACCAgctcgaggagatgaagcAGATGCTCAGCGTGCActcgcagccgcagccgcagccgcaggcACAGGCGCTGTCTGGATCCGGGCTTCATACTGTGCAGCAGCCCAGTGTATCCCCGCCGCAGGTCGTGGCTGAGAGCGCTGGATTCCTAGCGCCTGATATGCGTTTACCTTTGCAGTCGCGCCTTCAGGACCTGCAGGGCGATATGTATCGTGCGCCGAAGAGGAGACGGACTGGCTTTGAGGTTCGAGAGGAGCCGATCTCGGATTTTATTAGCAAGGGCCTTATTACGATGGATTATGCTGTGGAGTGTTTTACGACGTGTGTTTATTCTGACCTAGTGTTGTAG
- a CDS encoding putative MFS transporter (COG:G;~EggNog:ENOG410QEI2;~InterPro:IPR011701,IPR036259;~PFAM:PF07690;~SMCOG1106:major facilitator transporter;~TransMembrane:12 (i67-84o110-131i138-156o168-188i200-221o227-250i299-323o335-355i362-382o394-413i425-445o457-480i);~antiSMASH:Cluster_4.1;~go_function: GO:0022857 - transmembrane transporter activity [Evidence IEA];~go_process: GO:0055085 - transmembrane transport [Evidence IEA]), translating to MSHPAGPVSKFDQDERIEFAPAQAQPEPRERPQPDGQKKDKALELIEDLGGSTILTPENNKRVLRRIDLRLLPILLGIYFLQQLDKSTLSYGSVFGLIEDANLVGQEYSWLGSSIYLVQLVAQPAIAYILVKIRLGKFLAVMVFFWGISLACMTPAKTFGGLLACRIFLGLFEAGIPPAFIAITQMWYRRREQPMRLSSWYAMNGVVNMFGSLIAFGLGHIDSNLSPYQIIFLFFGLITVAFAFAVLVFLPDSPMQSKFLNEEDKLLAIERLRMNQQGIETHEWKWAHVKEAFLDPKSFFWFALMFSISIPSGGITTFGPLIIESFGFDQLKTMLFNIPFGAIQLIATLGGAWLATKYNTKGGVIALLCLPAIAGCVMLLELPRGDSHKGPLLAGYYIISVYPGITPMIYSWAAGNTAGETKKKVINGILLVGQCAGNVVGPNLYTTEEAPGYRRGLLSNLAMFCVLVVLCAVNLVYIFYLNKQHEKRRVAMGKNAKIIDRSMQAVGETEVDKNDAQMVEDNAFKDLTDFENEVFVYVY from the exons ATGTCTCACCCAGCAGGTCCAGTCTCAAAGTTCGACCAGGACGAACGCATCGAATTTGCTCCAGCCCAAGCCCAGCCTGAACCCCGTGAAAGACCCCAACCCGATGGAcagaagaaagataaagcCCTGGAGCTGATCGAAGACCTCGGCGGCTCGACCATCTTGACGCCAGAGAACAACAAGCGCGTCCTCCGACGAATCGACCTGAGACTGCTCCCTATCCTTCTGGGAATCTACTTCCTGCAACAACTCGACAAATCTACTCTCTCCTACGGCTCCGTCTTCGGGCTCATCGAGGATGCGAACCTTGTGGGCCAGGAGTATTCCTGGCTCGGCTCGAGCATCTACCTTGTTCAGCTGGTCGCCCAGCCTGCGATTGCGTACATTCTCGTCAAGATCCGACTGGGGAAGTTCCTGGCTGTCATGGTGTTCTTCTGGGGTATCTCGCTTGCGTGCATGACGCCTGCGAAGACTTTCGGCGGCTTGTTGGCCTGTCGGATCTTCCTGGGTTTGTTTGAGGCGGGGATCC CCCCTGCCTTTATTGCCATCACGCAGATGTGGTATCGTCGTCGTGAGCAGCCTATGCGATTGAGTTCCTGGTATGCGATGAATGGTGTTGTCAATATG TTTGGCAGTCTCATCGCGTTCGGCCTCGGGCATATCGATTCCAATCTCTCGCCATACCAG attatcttcctcttcttcgggcTCATCACTGTTGcgtttgcttttgctgtcTT GGTTTTCCTGCCAGACTCCCCAATGCAGTCCAAGTTCCtgaatgaagaggataaaCTGCTAGCAATTGAAAG ACTCCGCATGAACCAGCAGGGCATCGAAACACATGAATGGAAATGGGCACATGTCAAGGAGGCATTCCTGGACCCGAAGTCTTTCTTCTGGTTTGCTCTGATGTTTTCCATCTC GATTCCAAGCGGCGGTATTACAACCTTTGGCCCATTGATCATCGAGTCCTTCGGCTTCGACCAGCTAAAGACTATGCTGTTTAACATACCGTTTGGTGCAATCCAACTCATCGCGACTCTTGGGGGAGCCTGGCTTGCGACAAAGTACAATACGAAGGGAGGTGTCATTGCCCTGCTGTGTCTCCCTGCCATCGCGGGCTGCGTGATGTTACTGGAGCTTCCGCGTGGTGATTCTCACAAGGGGCCTTTGCTTGCGGGTTATTATATT ATTTCGGTGTATCCTGGAATCA CACCAATGATTTACTCCTGGGCTGCCGGAAATACCGCCGGTgagaccaagaagaaggtcatcaACGGTATTCTGCTGGTCGGACAATGTGCTGGTAAC GTGGTCGGTCCTAACCTGTACACCACCGAAGAGGCCCCTGGTTATCGACGCGGTCTGCTCTCCAA TCTTGCCATGTTCTGTGTCTTAGTGGTGCTCTGCGC TGTGAACCTGGTGTATATTTTCTACCTCAACAAGCAGCACGAGAAGCGCCGTGTGGCGATGGGCAAGAATGCGAAGATCATCGATCGCTCGATGCAGGCCGTCGGCGAGACAGAGGTCGACAAGAACGATGCCCAGATGGTCGAGGATAATGCGTTCAAGGACCTGACGGACTTTGAGAATGAGGTTTTTGTGTATGTGTACTAG